Within the Bacillus sp. FSL K6-3431 genome, the region CAAATAGCAGCTACAATGGTAGTACCCATGCCTTCACATTCTTTATTTTCTTGTGCATGTTTAAATATTTTTTCATTCACTTCAGACACATTCGTTAAAAACCAGTTTTCTGCCTGCTCTGGAGTTAACGTCTTTTTCTCCTCGCTCCACAGTTCTTCAAGCGTATTTACTGCTATCCCGCTTGCTACCTCACCAGCGTTATGACCTCCCATACCATCAGCAATAACCGCAAGAACTTTGCCATTTTCATTTAAAAAGACACCGCCACTGTCTTCATTTTGGAGCCGTACTTTTCCTTTATCCGTTTTATAAATTACTGTCATAACTATACTACCTCTTTTCCTCAATACGCTTCTCTAACAGCATGGCCATGCTATTGCCGAACCGCTATATTGTTTTTCTATTTTTTTAGAAAACATGAGATAAAAAAGCCGTCTCCTCCAAAATCCTGCGGAAATATTTGTAGCATATGTTTGTGTTCACCTTGCAATGCAGTTAAACTTTCTGGAAGCTGCAAAGGATGTGGTTCAAATTCGGGATGTCTTTGTATAAACTTTTCCACAGTTTGAATATTCTCATCATTATCTACTGTACATGTACTATATACTAATAATCCTGTTTTTTTCACTAAAGGGGCAACAGCATCTAAAATAGATTGTTGTACCGACCCTAAAGATTGAATATCATTAATTGTTTTCGTGTATTTAATATCAGGTTTTCGGCGAAGAACACCTAATCCAGAACAGGGAGCATCTATAAGAATACGATCAAAATAGTCTTGTTCATACTCTTGTCCAGCTTGTCGACTGTCCATTGCCTTCGTCACAATATTTTGTAAGCCAAGTCGCTTCGTATTTTCTAGAATCAGCTTTACTTTATGTGGATGAAGGTCAAGCGCTTCTACTATACCGGTTCCATCTAATACCTCGGCAATATGCCCAGTCTTACCTCCAGGTGCAGCACATGCATCAAGGATCTTCATATTTGGAGCTATTTCAAGTGCATGCGCGACAGCCATCGAACTTTCATCTTGGATCGTTATATATCCTTGTCGGTATGCATCAGAATCAACTAGATTACCTTTCATTACCTTAATCGCTTCAGGTATAATCGGACTAGGCTGGACAGCAAAACCCTCTGCATCAAGCATCTTCATGACTTCATCTCTTGTTGCTTTTGTCATATTGACTCTAGCTGATTGCATAGGAGCTATTAAATTTTCCTCGCACATAGTTTTCGTCGTATCGATACCAAATTGCGCTACCCATCTCTCTATAAGCCACTGAGGATGGCTCGTTTCAATTGCAAGTCGCTCTAATGGATCTGCGATTGTTTCCAAGCTTGGTAAGCCTTGCCTTTGTACAGACCGTAAAATGCCATTTACTAGTCCAGCTATTCCTTTATGTCCACGTTTTTTTGCAATTTCAACAGATTCAAAAATAATTGCCCGATCAGGTATTTTATCTAAATATACCATCTGGTATAGTGACATTCTTAGAAGTATGCGAACCCAGTCGTCTATCTTCTTTTTTAGAAAAGGTTGAAGATAAAAGTCAATTGTCATTTTTCGTTGGATTGTTCCATACACTATTTCTGTTAATAGCCCTGTATCTGGACCTGTGATTTTTTGTTTTTTAATCACTTGATTTAACAGAAGATTACTGTATGATTGGTGTTTATCAATCGCTTCAAGTATTTCTAAAGCAGCTTCTCGCACATTTTTTTTATTCATCCGTTTTTCCCATTCTGAGGCCAACCCTTATTTCCGTACCGGCTCCTCTTAAATATTGTTCCGCAGACATTTTCTTTTTGCCTGCAGGTTGCAGTTCCATCACTTTAATTCCTATATTATTGCCGGTCGAAATAATAAATCCGTCTTCAGCCACTTCGGCAATCATCCCAGGATCAAGTGGGTTTGCTAGTACAACCTTACTTGCTTTCCATATTTTAAGCACTTGTCCAGCTAAAGTCGTATAAGCGACTGGCCATGGACAAAGTCCCCGCACTTGATTGAAAATAACTTCCCCTTGATCAGTCCAATTTATTTTTTCTTGTTCTCGTTTAATATTATAAGCATATGTAGCAGCATCATCTTTTTGCGGATGAGCTATTATTTTCCCCGCAATTAAATCAGGCAGGGTTTTTGCTAATAATTCTGCCCCAATTTCACTTAGTTTTGTATGCATGGTACCTACATCATCTTCATCCATTATTAAAACTTCATTTTGACTAATGATATCTCCTGCATCAAGCTTCTCTACCATATACATAATCGTGATTCCAGTTTTAGTTTTTCCTTCTAAAATAGCATAATGTATTGGTGCCCCACCACGGAGTTCCGGCAGTAATGAAGCATGTACATTTATACAACCTAATTGTGGCGCTTCTAAAATCGCGGCAGGTAAAATTTGCCCATAAGCGGCTGTAACGATTAAGTCTGGCTTCAGTGCTAAAATTTTATCCGTTTCTTCCGGAGTACGTATTTTTTCGGGTTGAAATACAGGTATATTGTGATGCGCTGCCTCCATTTTTACCGGCGTTGGCGTTAATGTTCTTTTTCGCCCTACAGGTCTATCTGGCTGTGTAACAACTGCAATCACATCATATCCATCAGTAATTAATCTACGCAAGATTGGAACTGAAAAATCAGGCGTTCCCATAAAGATAATTTTTGTCATTTCATATCACTACTTTCCAATCTATTCATTTTATTATCTTATTTGATTTAATATCCCTTTACTTAAACAGTTTTTTCAATTAAGGTCCCTTGACTAAAACTGCCACTTCTCCTAGCGATCTTAGCCGTTATTCCTTATTTGTCTAGCTCCTGCGCCCAGCTGCAAACTTCACGATTCTTCCTACGATAAGTCAACATCGGTGTTGCCACAGGACATGGCGATCTTAACCGATGATCATTAAGTCGTACGTCGCTTAACGGGCGCTTCCGCTTGGGCTCACACGATGCGAGTCCTAAGGGCGTTGCCACACGATGTGGCGCTCTTAGCCGTTGATCCTTAACTACATCATCATATAAGGATTAACATCGATTGAAATTGTCAAACCTTCTTTTATATATTGCTGCTGATAATGTTCTAATACTTTTTTTAAGGCCTCGTTTAATTCTGGTTCATGTTTGTATTTTATCAAACATTGGTATCGATATCTATCATTTATCCGCGGAATCGAAGAGGCAACAGGTCCGAGCATTATTGCCTCCTTGGAAATTTTAGTCCCCATGTATTTAGCTATTTTATCTGTAGTGGCATATGCTTTCATCAAATCCTCATGACTGACAGTAATCATTGCTAGGAAATAAAAAGGAGGATATGATCCAACTTTCCGCATAACCATTTCTTGTTGATAAAAACGCTCGTAGTCTTGCAAACCAGCAAGTTGGATACTATAGTGTTCTGGTGTATATGTTTGAATAACTACTTCACCAACTAATTCATGCCTTCCCGCTCTGCCACTCACTTGAGTAAGTAATTGAAATGTTTTTTCACCTGCTCTGAAGTCAGGCAAATGCAGCATTGTATCTGCACTTAATACTCCAACAAGAGTTACATTTGGAAAGTCGAGTCCCTTGGCTATCATCTGTGTGCCAAGTAATATGTCCGCTTTACCAGACTGAAATCGATCTAAAAGTTTTTCATGTGCGCCCTTTCTTCCAGTCGTATCAACATCCATGCGGACGATTCTGGCTTCCGGTAAAAGCTTTAGTAATTCTTCTTCGACTTTTTGTGTTCCCGTACCGAAATAGCGAATATGCGTACTTGAACACTCTGGACATGTCTGCGGAACAGCCGTATCGAAACCACAATAATGACATTTCATCTCATTTGAGAATTGGTGATATGTTAATGATATATCACAATGGGGACATTGCATGACATAGCCGCAATCTCGGCACATCATAAAGGATGAATGGCCCCGACGATTCAGAAATAAAATGATTTGTTCCTTTTTGGCGATACGTTCCTCCATCTTTGCAAATAGCTCTTTAGAAAACATGGAGCGATTTCCGCTACGCATTTCTTCACGCATGTCCACAATCGAAACTGGTGGAAGGTCTCTATCATTCATCCGCTTCGATAGCGTTAGGAGCTTATAAACTCCTTTTTTTGCTCTTGCAAAAGATTCAAGTGAAGGGGTAGCACTACCAAGCATAACAGGACATTGATGAAAGAGCGCCCTTTGAATCGCGATATCTCTTGCATGGTACCGGGGGGCTTCCTCTTGTTTATAACTAGTTTCATGTTCTTCGTCAATAATAATAATACCGATATTTTCTAAAGGAGCAAAAACTGCGGATCGTGCACCAACGACAACCTTCGCTTCTTTCCGTTGGATTTTCCGCCACTCATCATACTTTTCTCCAATAGATAACCCGCTGTGCAGAACAGCTACATCATCACCAAATCGACTTTTAAAACGATCAACCATTTGTGGAGTTAACGCAATCTCCGGCACTAATACGATCGCGTCTTTCCCCTTTTCCAAAACAGATTGGATTGATTGTAAATATATTTCCGTTTTACCACTACCAGTAACCCCAAATAAAAGAAAAGTCTCATGCTTTTCAGTTTCAATTGAATGAAGCACTGGAATAATAGCTGCCTGCTGTTGGCTTGTTAAAGGGAGTGGATTTGTCGGTACAAAAGATTTATGTGCATAAGGATCACGGTAAATTTCCTCTTGTATTTCTGTGAAGACACCTTTATTGACTAATGTTTTGATCGTCGACTGTGAGACAGCAGTATCTTCCATCAGTTGTTTCACACTATACTTTTCAGCAGGATTCTCTAAAACGTATTCCAACACTTGCTTTTGCCTAGAGGCGCTGGAGTGAAGTGAATCGACTAATTTCTTCATTTCCACATTTTCCATTTTCAGTGTTAGTATTCTAATCGTTTTTTTTCCTGCACGACTTTTAACAGAATATATAACTTCCGCATGACCGTTTTTTATTTCTTTATGCAAAATAGGAAGCAGCTTTTGGCTTTCCGCATCTTCCCAAGTGATTTCATTTTTACCGTTAAAAATCTGATCAAGGTCTGGATGTGTATTTTCATGTAATCGTCGTATCTTTTTTTCATATTTCG harbors:
- the fmt gene encoding methionyl-tRNA formyltransferase, whose protein sequence is MTKIIFMGTPDFSVPILRRLITDGYDVIAVVTQPDRPVGRKRTLTPTPVKMEAAHHNIPVFQPEKIRTPEETDKILALKPDLIVTAAYGQILPAAILEAPQLGCINVHASLLPELRGGAPIHYAILEGKTKTGITIMYMVEKLDAGDIISQNEVLIMDEDDVGTMHTKLSEIGAELLAKTLPDLIAGKIIAHPQKDDAATYAYNIKREQEKINWTDQGEVIFNQVRGLCPWPVAYTTLAGQVLKIWKASKVVLANPLDPGMIAEVAEDGFIISTGNNIGIKVMELQPAGKKKMSAEQYLRGAGTEIRVGLRMGKTDE
- the priA gene encoding primosomal protein N'; translated protein: MNIATVIVDVPALGTDREFDYLIPENWLGIIEPGMRVAVPFGPRTIQGYVTGLKNNTNISKLKEIKEPLDLTPVLNNELLSLGKWLAKESLSFQIAAYQAMLPAAMKAKYEKKIRRLHENTHPDLDQIFNGKNEITWEDAESQKLLPILHKEIKNGHAEVIYSVKSRAGKKTIRILTLKMENVEMKKLVDSLHSSASRQKQVLEYVLENPAEKYSVKQLMEDTAVSQSTIKTLVNKGVFTEIQEEIYRDPYAHKSFVPTNPLPLTSQQQAAIIPVLHSIETEKHETFLLFGVTGSGKTEIYLQSIQSVLEKGKDAIVLVPEIALTPQMVDRFKSRFGDDVAVLHSGLSIGEKYDEWRKIQRKEAKVVVGARSAVFAPLENIGIIIIDEEHETSYKQEEAPRYHARDIAIQRALFHQCPVMLGSATPSLESFARAKKGVYKLLTLSKRMNDRDLPPVSIVDMREEMRSGNRSMFSKELFAKMEERIAKKEQIILFLNRRGHSSFMMCRDCGYVMQCPHCDISLTYHQFSNEMKCHYCGFDTAVPQTCPECSSTHIRYFGTGTQKVEEELLKLLPEARIVRMDVDTTGRKGAHEKLLDRFQSGKADILLGTQMIAKGLDFPNVTLVGVLSADTMLHLPDFRAGEKTFQLLTQVSGRAGRHELVGEVVIQTYTPEHYSIQLAGLQDYERFYQQEMVMRKVGSYPPFYFLAMITVSHEDLMKAYATTDKIAKYMGTKISKEAIMLGPVASSIPRINDRYRYQCLIKYKHEPELNEALKKVLEHYQQQYIKEGLTISIDVNPYMMM
- the rsmB gene encoding 16S rRNA (cytosine(967)-C(5))-methyltransferase RsmB → MNKKNVREAALEILEAIDKHQSYSNLLLNQVIKKQKITGPDTGLLTEIVYGTIQRKMTIDFYLQPFLKKKIDDWVRILLRMSLYQMVYLDKIPDRAIIFESVEIAKKRGHKGIAGLVNGILRSVQRQGLPSLETIADPLERLAIETSHPQWLIERWVAQFGIDTTKTMCEENLIAPMQSARVNMTKATRDEVMKMLDAEGFAVQPSPIIPEAIKVMKGNLVDSDAYRQGYITIQDESSMAVAHALEIAPNMKILDACAAPGGKTGHIAEVLDGTGIVEALDLHPHKVKLILENTKRLGLQNIVTKAMDSRQAGQEYEQDYFDRILIDAPCSGLGVLRRKPDIKYTKTINDIQSLGSVQQSILDAVAPLVKKTGLLVYSTCTVDNDENIQTVEKFIQRHPEFEPHPLQLPESLTALQGEHKHMLQIFPQDFGGDGFFISCFLKK